The Bernardetia sp. ABR2-2B DNA window GTGCATATGACAGGGCACGGAAATGTTATTTTTTCAGCGCAAGAAGCTCAAAATCTCCGTAATTATTTGATTGGAGGAGGTTTTTTGCATATTGATGATAATTATGGAATGGATAAATTTGTTCGCTTAGAAATGAAAAAAGTATTTCCAGAATTAGAGTTTATCGAACTTCCTTATTCTCACGATGTCTATAACATCAATTACAAATTTTCAGAAGGCTTACCAAAAATCCACGAACACGATGGCAAACCAGCACAGGGTTTTGGACTTATTTATGAAGGTCGTTTGGTTTGTTTTTATTCGTATGAATCTGACTTAGGAAACGGTTGGGAAGATGCTTCTATCCACAATGACCCAGAGGAAAAACGCCAAGCTGCTCTCAAAATGGGTGCAAATTTGGTGCTTTTTGCTTT harbors:
- a CDS encoding DUF4159 domain-containing protein encodes the protein MKYIIIVLTLVLFSFIPNKSVLKPTATYKIAKLKYNGGGDWYSNKTSLPNLIEFCNENLKTQIAKDEEVVEVGSAELFSYPFVHMTGHGNVIFSAQEAQNLRNYLIGGGFLHIDDNYGMDKFVRLEMKKVFPELEFIELPYSHDVYNINYKFSEGLPKIHEHDGKPAQGFGLIYEGRLVCFYSYESDLGNGWEDASIHNDPEEKRQAALKMGANLVLFAFMQLQ